The following coding sequences are from one Lolium rigidum isolate FL_2022 chromosome 6, APGP_CSIRO_Lrig_0.1, whole genome shotgun sequence window:
- the LOC124665133 gene encoding CTD small phosphatase-like protein, which yields MAAAEVYSPTAAAAAQHQQRGKAATQAWQAVVGWIGFLLQVLLQILRGTPSCAQLLSFVGFRYPLLSSTAASDQPLPEVAFMPLRSEIPADAAPVPAPPLEPLERLTVVLDLDETLVSAYESSGLPPIVRAQAVEAGLHCFDMECISTDKDAEGKQKVNHVTVFERPGLHEFLKKTSEFADLILFTAGLEGYARPLVDRIDAHNRFKLRLYRPSTVTTEYREHVKDLSCLSKEFSRIVIVDNNPFSFIVQPLNGIPCVPFSAGQHSDDQLMEVIFPLLKHLSLQRDVRPALYERFHMPEWFQKHGIPRTDHAV from the exons ATGGCAGCCGCGGAGGTGTACTCGccgaccgcggcggcggcggcgcagcaccAGCAGCGCGGGAAAGCGGCGACGCAGGCATGGCAGGCGGTCGTGGGGTGGATCGGCTTCCTCCTCCAGGTCCTGCTCCAGATCCTCCGCGGCACGCCCTCCTGCGCCCAGCTCCTGTCCTTCGTCGGCTTCCGCTaccccctcctctcctccacggCGGCCTCCGACCAGCCGTTGCCGGAGGTGGCCTTCATGCCGCTCCGCTCCGAGATCCCGGCCGACGCGGCTCCTGTCCCGGCGCCTCCGCTGGAGCCCCTGGAGCGCCTCACG GTAGTGCTTGACTTGGACGAGACTTTAGTTTCTGCGTATGAGTCATCTGGTCTTCCTCCTATTGTACGCGCCCAAGCTGTTGAAGCGGGACTACATTGCTTTGACATGGAGTGCATATCCACTGATAAG GACGCTGAAGGAAAACAAAAGGTGAATCATGTTACTGTTTTTGAACGTCCTGGTCTACATGAATTTTTGAAGAAAACTAGTGAATTTGCAGATCTTATCCTATTTACAGCAGGTTTGGAAG GTTATGCAAGACCTTTAGTGGATAGAATAGATGCCCACAATAGATTCAAACTCCGTCTCTATCGTCCATCAACTGTTACTAC GGAGTACAGAGAGCATGTGAAAGATCTTTCTTGCCTGTCCAAAGAATTCAGTAGAATCGTCATCGTCGACAACAATCCGTTCAGCTTCATAGTGCAGCCTTTGAACGGAATACCTTGTGTTCCATTTTCTGCCGGACAACACTCAGATGATCAA CTCATGGAGGTTATATTTCCACTTCTGAAGCATCTCTCTCTCCAGAGAGATGTGAGGCCAGCCTTGTACGAAAGGTTTCATATGCCTGAATGGTTCCAAAAGCATGGGATCCCCCGAACTGATCATGCAGTGTGA
- the LOC124663031 gene encoding uncharacterized protein LOC124663031, giving the protein MQQALGLGRACSLGHSSRRSTATTPSPAPPPLPPRTTSKSGGRAVAVRAEAASSAPRTMEATKRDEPTVVTLRPVEATPESFAPFGQVIAASPDGDQFGPHDAQLDLSRGIPRFYIMRLESKPLKFSTITHHAGVTQCLGSIGGQDWYLGVAKPTIVDGAAEQSGGRSPVQSRAGHYYLPPDPAEVCVFRVSGPKFLKLHTGTWHAGPLFEAHAVDFYNLELSDTNVVDHTTHYFEKQDGVTFVIED; this is encoded by the exons ATGCAGCAGgcgctgggcctgggccgcgcgtgCAGCCTCGGCCATTCCAGCCGCCGCAGCACGGCCACCACTCCTTCCCCCGCCCCTCCACCTCTCCCTCCTCGCACCACCAGCAAGAGCGGCGGCAGAGCCGTAGCCGTGCGCGCCGAAGCCGCCTCGTCGGCGCCGCGGACGATGGAAGCCACCAAGCGGGACGAGCCGACGGTGGTGACGCTGCGGCCCGTGGAGGCCACGCCGGAGTCCTTCGCGCCGTTCGGGCAGGTCATCGCCGCCTCCCCGGACGGCGACCAGTTCGGCCCCCACGACGCCCAGCTCGACCTCAGCCGCGGCATCCCCAG GTTCTACATCATGAGACTGGAGAGCAAGCCGCTCAAGTTCTCCACAATCACGCACCACGCCGGCGTGACGCAGTGCCTGGGCTCCATCGGCGGCCAGGACTGGTACCTCGGCGTCGCCAAGCCTACCATCGTGGacggggcggcggagcagagcgGCGGCAGGAGCCCCGTGCAGTCGCGCGCTGGGCATTACTACCTGCCTCCCGATCCGGCCGAGGTCTGCGTCTTCCGGGTCTCCGGTCCGAAGTTTCTCAAGCTGCACACGGGCACCTGGCACGCCGGGCCGCTGTTCGAGGCACACGCCGTGGATTTCTATAACCTCGAGCTCAGCGACACCAAT GTTGTGGATCACACCACGCACTATTTCGAGAAGCAGGATGGTGTAACCTTTGTGATCGAGGACTGA
- the LOC124660422 gene encoding uncharacterized protein At4g08330, chloroplastic-like yields the protein MVRSQSLDSYSSVQDVTYSCGYCGYALNLSSSARDTATIGYSKYGKQIRKGVVAFHAVDEARFTLADEVTCAPHFRPGRAWSWSWGLFRRRSRLLCRKCGARIGVAYQQQDDGEDSAGLSACSGGSDDDLRTNSADSGASRRRSYVIRIGALQPSSDDFTAVPFSL from the exons ATGGTGAGGTCCCAGTCTCTCGACAGCTACTCCTCCGTCCAGGACGTCACCTACAG CTGCGGCTACTGCGGCTACGCGCTGAACCTGAGCTCCTCGGCGCGGGACACGGCCACCATCGGCTACTCCAAGTACGGCAAGCAGATCAGGAAGGGcgtcgtcgccttccacgccgtcgACGAGGCCCGATTCACGCTGGCCGACGAGGTCACCTGCGCGCCCCACTTCCGCCCGGGGCGCGCCTGGTCATGGTCATGGGGCCTCTTCAGGAGGAGGTCCCGCCTGCTCTGCCGCAAGTGCGGCGCCCGCATCGGCGTCGCATACCAACAACAGGACGACGGTGAGGACTCCGCCGGTCTCTCCGCGTGCAGCGGCGGCTCGGACGACGACCTGCGCACGAACTCAGCTGACAGCGGCGCGTCGAGGCGGAGGAGCTACGTGATCAGGATCGGCGCGCTGCAGCCCTCCTCGGACGATTTCACCGCTGTCCCCTTCTCCCTATGA
- the LOC124660423 gene encoding serine carboxypeptidase-like 27, whose translation MARELAALLALLLSAAALADQESDRIRQLPGQPPNVAFSQYSGYVTVNQARGRALFYWLVEAEPAAGPIAPLVLWLNGGPGCSSVGYGASEEVGPFRIRPDGKTLYLNPNSWNKAANLLFLESPAGVGFSYSNTSVDLYTAGDAKTALDSYAFLVNWLDRFPQYKYREFYIAGESYAGHYVPQLAKIIYEKNKGIQNPILNLKGFVVGNAVTDDYHDYLGTFEYWWSHGLISDSTYHNLKATCIFDSATHPSPECAKNLNLASAEEGNIDPYSLYTKPCNNTASLKLGLGGRYPWLSRAYDPCTERYSNIYYNLPEVQMALHANITGIQYPWQTCSDIVGPYWADSPKSMLPIYHELIAAGMKIWVFSGDTDAVVPVTATRYSISALKLPTLMNWYPWYDHGKVGGWSQVYKGLTLVTVAGAGHEVPLHRPRQALIIFRHFLKDTPMPPQ comes from the exons ATGGCTCGCGAGCTCGCGGCTTTGCTGGCGCTGCTGCTGTCAGCGGCCGCCCTGGCCGACCAGGAGAGCGACCGGATCCGGCAGCTGCCCGGGCAGCCGCCCAATGTGGCCTTCTCGCAGTACTCCGGCTACGTCACGGTCAACCAGGCCCGCGGCCGCGCGCTCTTCTACTGGCTCgtcgaggcggagccggcggccgGGCCCATCGCGCCGCTCGTCCTCTGGCTCAACGGCGGGCCCGGCTGCTCCTCCGTCGGCTACGGCGCGTCGGAGGAGGTCGGCCCGTTCCGCATCAGGCCGGACGGGAAGACGCTCTACCTCAACCCCAATTCCTGGAACAAGG CGGCCAATTTGCTCTTCCTGGAGTCGCCGGCCGGAGTGGGCTTCTCCTACTCCAACACGTCGGTGGATCTGTACACCGCGGGGGATGCCAAGACAG cACTGGATTCCTACGCTTTTCTCGTGAATTGGCTGGACAGATTCCCACAGTACAAGTACAGGGAGTTCTACATTGCTGGAGAGAGCTATGCAG GCCATTATGTTCCGCAACTAGCCAAGATCATTTACGAAAAGAACAAGGGCATTCAGAACCCAATACTTAACCTCAAAGGATTCGTG GTGGGGAATGCGGTTACGGATGACTACCACGACTATCTTGGCACATTTGAGTACTGGTGGAGCCATGGTCTGATCTCTGATAGCACTTACCACAACTTGAAGGCGACGTGCATTTTTGATTCCGCAACGCATCCTTCTCCTGAATGTGCCAAGAACCTGAACCTGGCTAGTGCCGAAGAAGGCAATATTGATCCTTACAGTCTCTATACAAAGCCCTGCAATAACACAGCCTCTCTCAAACTTGGCCTCGGAGGACGCTAT CCTTGGTTGTCTAGAGCTTATGATCCTTGCACCGAAAGATATTCAAATATTTACTACAATCTACCAGAAGTGCAGATGGCGTTACACGCTAACATTACTGGAATTCAATACCCTTGGCAAACTTGCAG TGATATTGTCGGTCCGTACTGGGCGGATTCCCCCAAATCTATGCTTCCTATTTACCACGAGTTAATTGCAGCTGGTATGAAGATATGGGTTTTCAG TGGGGATACTGATGCAGTAGTTCCTGTAACTGCAACAAGATACTCGATAAGTGCTCTGAAGCTACCAACGCTGATGAATTGGTACCCTTGGTATGACCATGGAAAG gttggGGGTTGGAGTCAGGTTTACAAAGGACTAACCCTCGTCACCGTAGCAGGTGCAGGGCATGAGGTGCCTCTGCACCGGCCTCGACAAGCGTTAATAATATTCAGACATTTTTTGAAGGACACACCAATGCCACCTCAATAG